AGAGacggagacagacacagaggaggtagagagagccagagaggagaCAATCGTGACTCTCTGAGTGAACTTAATCTCTGTAATCCCCTTTTCTGATTGCTCTTGTGTCTAAATCTActgtgaatctttaaaaaaaaatttttttaatggagttactgaggattgaactgaggatctcgtgcatgctaagcaagcactcttaccactgaactatactcaccccttttttctttttttactgtgcCTTTTTCTAAGCTTGGCATCTTTCCACCCCCTACCCTCTCCTGGAGGGTCCCACCCAGGTACAGGGCCAGACCTCagagctcctcctcctcttccagcccCTCCTGGCACACCCTGTCAGCCTCCTGCCCGTCCCTCCTCTCTGGCCACACCGCACAAGCTCAGGCCTCATCTGGAGTCTCCTTGGACCTTCTCTCTAGCCTCCTCAGTCTTCCAAACCCCAGGAGCTTCCCCAAAAGGCTCCAgaaccctcccctcctttctagTCCTCCCGAGGTCTgcacccccatccctcctcccccatttctCCACCTCAGTACATGTGCAAGTTCCTGTGTTCCCATATGGTGGAAGCTTCCAGGCCCTAGTTCCTGGAGGTCCAGGAGGCTTTCTCTGCACCCTGCTGCCCTGATCTCTAACCACCACCACCCGCCCCTGCCTACACCCCCcatcccaggccccaggctcctcTGCTGGGCTTGGGCCTTGCCCAGTCCTTCCTCCAACACAGCACTCTAGGCTGCGACACATAACACATGTGATCTCAAGTTGCCCCCATCCCCCTCAGGACTGTGGGCTCtttgcaggcagggctgggacctAAACTCATCACTGACCCAAAGAGGGCACCAAGGGCCCTCAGAAAAAACATGTGTCAGCACATGAAGACTGGTCTCCTGCAACAACCAGGGAGTGGCCCCAGTGACTCAGACTCATGTGTGGCCCGAAAGAGGTTTATTGCCCACCCCAGACCActtctccccatcccaccctaccccaccccaataattacaaaagtaagaaaaatgccCATGGCCCcaagtcccccctcccccagaaaaaaGCCATAATTTATGCAGAAAAGACACAGTCCAAGGCTGCTGGTGGCTTCAGCCCATCTTCTTCCAGATGGTGAGTGAGGCGGTGAGCACTCCGGCCACGAAGATGGTCACTGTCTGCCACGTGGGTGTCCCAAAGTAGGAGAGGAGGCCGTCCTGGGGACAGGGACATTGGGCACTTCAGCAACTTGGCCAAGGGATAGCCCCTGGGCCGGCACATGAGGcatcagggagggagaggggcagggagaggtcagagggcaggagTGAGGTAAAGGGCCTAAGATTAATGGGTACTAAAGACTTGGAGTCAAAGAGTTATCATAGAATTTGATAACTGCAGGGAGGGCAGAAGGCACTAGTCCAGTCTGGGGTCACTGGAAGGTCAGAGATCACCAGGAGGTCAGGGGTCACAGAGAGGTCAACAGAGATTAGATGAATCAAGAGTTGATCAGATACACAAGAAAACGCATTATAGAGCACATCTGATGATTTGCAAGTGGGGAATGGGCCTCCACTGTGGTGGGCTCAGGAAggcccagggatcccagaggaCTGGGGGACGGGATGGCGTTAGGGGCCTCACCCAACCACCCTGGTCCTGGATCCAGCCCAGCAGCCGCTCTCGAAGGAAGTCCAGTGTCCAGCGCATGATTGTCCTGATCAGTTCAGGCACCTTGGTGCACAGGGCCTGCAGGGAGCGGGGTGGGCCTTAGGGACCAAGCCTTGTCCTCACTGTCTGGGGACAGTGGCCCCAAGCTTCATTTCTCAACTCTTTGTCTCCCCTTCTGCCCTTCTGCAGTCTCTTTCCCACTCACAGTCAGAATGAGCTTCATAAATCATAAGCTGGATCTCATCACTGTCAATTGCCATGCTCACAAACCTGTGGCTCCCCAGTACCTCTGGGATAAGCATCAAAAGCGTAACTTGGCCCACAAGGCCCTGTGTGAAGGTTCTGACCTGATCCagttttctgctgcttttctgtaCCTCGTTACCCTTCTTCCATATCTTCATTCCCACCAAATTCTTTCCCTGCTTCAGGATCTTTGCACATGCTGGTTCTTTCGCCACAACCAAGGGAATTTTCATTCATCCCTCCAAGCTCAGGTCTAATGTCACTTCCCAGATAAGGCTTCTGACCTTCAGACCATACCTATGACCTGCTCTTCAACTCCCTAAGCTTCCCTTCCCACCTTTTATCTGTCTGCTTCTCACCTGTTGTCCCCAGCTCCACATTCAGCCCTGCCATCACCCTGATTGCTGTCCCCCTCACCTCCAACCCCATCAGCCCAGTCTTGCAAACACATCAAGAAATCGACTTCCCCACATCCACTGCTGCTACCTGAGTCCAGGTCAGTCCTTTGCCAGTATGATTAGTGGTACCCAGCATCCCAGTTTTTGCCCTTGTCCCCCCAAATCCCTTTTTCTACCCACTGGAGGCAAAACAATATTGTggagcttcccctcccccaatatTTGATCATGAGaatcttcagagagaaaatttttaaaatttcacagtgaACTGGCATATACACACAACCTAGAttctacaattaacattttgtcatacttgctagaaaatatttttataaatcaggTCACCTCACTCTCTTGTTTAAAGCCAGCCAGTCACTCCTAACTCTCTGAGTAAAGCTAGGCTTTGCAATGGCCCACGACACCCCTCAGTCTACCCTCATCTCTCACCTTATCCGCCTTCTCACTCTGTTCTAACCATATGGGCTGCCTCATTGTCCTCAACACACCAGACTTGGTCctacctcagggcttttgcattTGCCGTGCCCTCTCCCAGATGCCTTTCCCCTCATCCTTACACATCACTGAATCTATCTTGTTATTCCAACTTTGGCTGTAATGTCACCTCTTCTTAGAAGTCTTTCCTGACCATGGTGCACAATCACATGActctagtttatttcacttaacaggCACTGTGCATTGTGGGCCCCATGAGAGTAGGGACCTAGCCTGTTCTGTCCGGTGCTATGTCCTGGGTGCCAAGTATAGGTCACACACATCATAgccccaataaatgtttgttgaatgaataaatgaaagaaaaagcagataaCTGGCCCACAGCTGTCTTTCTCCGTTCCCTCTGTGGTTACAGGGCTGCCACAAGGGTTGACCTTGCAACTCCCAGGTCCTTGTGGGTCCGAAGGGAGCCTCCTGGAGCTCACAGCCTTGCAGCTGCCCACCTTGAGCACCAGTTTTCTGGCAAAGTAGAAAGGGGCTACAACCCGGCCCCAGTTGAAGGGAGCCTCCTGGAGCTCACAGCCCTGCAGCTGCCCACCTTGAGCACCAGTTTGCTGGCAAAGTAGAAAAGGGCTACAACCCGGCCCCAGTTGAAGTTGCCGTCAGAAAACATTTCGGCCGCCACTCGGAAAAAGACCTCTCGGGGGGAGTCTGTGTCCACAGCCGCGATCATcctgcaggagagaggagagccGGTGCTGGGGAGGAAGGATCAGGCAGAGTGTGGAAACTCTGGCGTCCACTCCATAccaaagataaggaaactgaggcctgagccAGGCTCAAATGAATGGCAGGAGGCCATCATGGGGAAAAGGGACAAGATGGACATTTAGGGCATTGGGAGAAATGACTCCCTGAAGGAGGGTTTCAAGATCCTAGGAGAGGGGAGGGCTAGGGGTCCAGAGTGCTGACTTGAGTGCTGGGGCCCTACACCCCAGGTCTGAGGGGAAAGGGGGCTGTGGGCCTGGACTCCAGGCTCCCAGGGGAGCTGGGACTCCTGGGTACTGATGGAGAAGGGGGACACTGTCCTGACTCCTGGGTCCCAGGGGCCACACCTCTGCAACTCCATGTTACTGTCGAGTTCATCTCCGATGCGCTTGAGACACTCGCTCAGCTTCTTGGTGGACGCATCCTGGGGAATctgctccaggcccagctcaggTGTCTCTCCCCCCATTCGCCCTGCTCGATCCTGGATGAAACTAAGAGTGGGAATGGAGTTGTGGGGGGGGTGCAGAATCAGAATGGGGCATCACTCCTTAAATCCGCTCCGCAATAATGAGACCTCAAACTCACCCCTGAAGCAAAAGGGCCCCTGTCTTCATGATCTGCTCAGAGCTGGTGGGCCctagaggagaaaggagggaagaagtgCCTGGACTCCTGGGTTCTAAGGGATTCAGGGAAGCGGTAAGGCTCATGATCCCTATGGGAGGACAACACTAGGGGGCCCTGCACTTCTGGGTCCCTGGCAGATAAAGTGACTGGGGACCTGGGCAATTGAGTGCCTGATGCAGAAAGAGGCAGGGGTCCTGGGCCTCTATCTTTC
This region of Camelus ferus isolate YT-003-E chromosome 9, BCGSAC_Cfer_1.0, whole genome shotgun sequence genomic DNA includes:
- the LOC102512073 gene encoding apoptosis regulator BAX isoform X2; the protein is MDGSGEQPRGGGPTSSEQIMKTGALLLQGFIQDRAGRMGGETPELGLEQIPQDASTKKLSECLKRIGDELDSNMELQRMIAAVDTDSPREVFFRVAAEMFSDGNFNWGRVVALFYFASKLVLKALCTKVPELIRTIMRWTLDFLRERLLGWIQDQGGWDGLLSYFGTPTWQTVTIFVAGVLTASLTIWKKMG
- the LOC102512073 gene encoding apoptosis regulator BAX isoform X3, with the protein product MDGSGEQPRGGGPTSSEQIMKTGALLLQGFIQDRAGRMGGETPELGLEQIPQDASTKKLSECLKRIGDELDSNMELQRMIAAVDTDSPREVFFRVAAEMFSDGNFNWGRVVALFYFASKLVLKALCTKVPELIRTIMRWTLDFLRERLLGWIQDQGGWVRGYPLAKLLKCPMSLSPGRPPLLLWDTHVADSDHLRGRSAHRLTHHLEEDGLKPPAALDCVFSA